From the genome of Clostridium felsineum DSM 794:
CAATAATTAATTTAAAAAAACAAATTTTTATACATAAAAAATTTCATATAGATAAAATCATAATTTTAATTAGTTTTCAGTGCTGAAATCAAGAGCATTAATAAGTATAATGGAGTATACAAGAGATAAAAATAACTTTAATAGATAAATTGTATTAAAAATCAAAACTCTTTCTGAGAGCCTCTACAAGGGGCTTTTATTTTTTATATATGTAATTACTATGTTTTTATATTTAAATTGTATTTAGAGGAAAATATTTATTTTTATTGAATACTTTAAATATTATGTTAAATTATATATTGGGGGAAGTTTAATGAAGAAGAAGATTACTGAATTGGATTTGATAAAAAAACATTTTTATATACATATGAAGTACGGAATATGTAAATATAGTAATAGTTGTGATTTTAAGGATGGTAATACCAAATCATATATTTTTGACCTTGCACGACATAAATGTTTTTGTTTAGAAAAAGAAGAGTTGGTAGATTTAAGAGATACTGATGAATTTCCAAGTATAAAGTTGGTATTAAGTTCTGAAAATAATAGAACAAATTGGAGGGAAGTTGTTGGAAAGGCAGAGGCTCAAGATAAAATAAAGAGAGCACTATTAGAAATTGAACTATATAAAAATATACTAATAAGTGGATTAAATAATATCAAGAATGTTTCAGAGGAATATTTGAAATTAACAAATATAGATAATAAAGAAATAGAAAAGATAACGTCAACTATACTTAATAATTCTATATATCCGGAAAAATTCCATAAAAAAATCGATATTCAATATGACGAAAATTCTAAAGTTATTATTATAAATTATATGTTACCTAACTCTGAAGAAATACCTAAAACAATTAAATATACTTATGATAAAATTTTTGACAAATTAAATGGAGTAACTATGAAAGCAAAAGATTTTAATAATTATTATGAATCGGTTATATTTCAGATTACATTAAGAACAATAAAAGAGACTTTTACCATCAATAAAAGGGAGAAAGTAAAATCTATAGTATTTAATGGTATGGTAGAAGATATTGATAGAAAAACGGGAAATAATTTTTCATCTTGCATTATTTCAGTAATGGCATCAAGAGAAGATTTTGAAAAAATAAATTTAGAACAGGTTTCTCCTAAAGATTGTATTATGTTTTTAAAAGGTATTTTCGCTAACTCATTGCATAAATTAGCTCCAGTT
Proteins encoded in this window:
- a CDS encoding restriction endonuclease translates to MKKKITELDLIKKHFYIHMKYGICKYSNSCDFKDGNTKSYIFDLARHKCFCLEKEELVDLRDTDEFPSIKLVLSSENNRTNWREVVGKAEAQDKIKRALLEIELYKNILISGLNNIKNVSEEYLKLTNIDNKEIEKITSTILNNSIYPEKFHKKIDIQYDENSKVIIINYMLPNSEEIPKTIKYTYDKIFDKLNGVTMKAKDFNNYYESVIFQITLRTIKETFTINKREKVKSIVFNGMVEDIDRKTGNNFSSCIISVMASREDFEKINLEQVSPKDCIMFLKGIFANSLHKLAPVKPIMDISRKDRRFIYNKEVLSKLNEGVNLAEMNWEDFEYLVRELFEKIFSNDGSEVRVTQASRDGGVDAIAFDTDPIKGGKFIIQAKRYNNVVPVSAVRDLYGTVINEGAIKGILVTTSYFGNDSREFSKDKPITLVDGANVVYLLNKYGYKTYIELKKSN